One Carassius carassius chromosome 28, fCarCar2.1, whole genome shotgun sequence genomic window carries:
- the akap1b gene encoding A kinase (PRKA) anchor protein 1b: MPLRFRSFVPYTLPGVLALIGWWWYISRKKERTTSHDSEEGSVMGLLTSSGEGSNGVVEKSCSTASGVHRRTSRDKVKAKDHRPVEQEVVAEIHTPVLKATAGEALGAPPVVLASGQLSAPQSSTKSIPAQSHPETTTPVSSSTPTKTVEESTCNKGPEASIGNKPSSHLPSIKKQVENQPLTKQRPAELAKAERPEPEGEVATETSAPTCTQNIPTDLLKDELPSAISSTESEGVLLETCILKTPLTLTPFPNSTSTPLSEGSTEAWHHENGDLGLPAETSPDMQELQRLAAGLITEVISAATQEVMAVSSCESRYIKGSEVSDSSMPAVNGKEVESHIPPESVESAESRAVQIAEDIINGCLQPSLWKMPENEKEGVSLTVPSEEQLESTPVLAKLQAEETLVEDSGCSTCQSEDGISSEDLHSTGLSSNVSESKEDLIQISGTCRASEGQGDGLQESLSLIAPQESPLTAENVATVCEAARLNGTGFRNGAASEVEADQSGGSDVNSMDSVDSCSTLGAGDSQPSGSQTCQSQSSEMTVWEIEVPKHLVGRLIGKQGRYVSFLKQSSGAKIYISTLPYTQEFQICHIEGAQQQVDKALALIGKKFKDLDLTNLYAPPLTLPSLPMTSWLLLPNGVTVEVIVVNIVSAGHLFVQQHTHPTYHALRSLDQQMFLCYSQPGTPPLPSPVEVGVICAAPAVDGAWWRAQVISFYKDSTEVEIRYVDYGGYDRVKIDTLRQIRSDFVTVPFQGTEVLLDNIAPLPGEDRFSAEANSALEEMTRGVPLLAQVTNYDNNTGLPLVHMWNMVGEELVLLNRTLAERGYGTWVDSF; the protein is encoded by the exons ATGCCACTGAGGTTCCGGTCCTTTGTTCCGTATACGCTTCCTGGAGTGCTGGCGCTCATAGGCTGGTGGTGGTACATCTCCCGGAAGAAAGAGCGAACCACCAGCCACGACAGTGAAGAGGGGTCGGTTATGGGCTTGCTAACCTCCTCTGGTGAAGGCAGCAATGGGGTGGTCGAAAAGAGCTGCTCCACGGCCAGTGGTGTACACCGCAGAACCAGCCGAGACAAAGTCAAGGCCAAAGACCACAGACCTGTTGAGCAGGAAGTTGTAGCGGAGATACACACGCCAGTGCTAAAAGCCACTGCGGGGGAGGCTCTTGGCGCCCCTCCAGTTGTGTTGGCCAGTGGACAGCTAAGCGCTCCTCAGAGCAGTACAAAATCCATCCCCGCACAAAGCCACCCAGAGACGACAACTCCGGTGTCATCTTCAACCCCAACAAAAACAGTGGAAGAGAGCACTTGTAACAAAGGACCAGAGGCCAGCATTGGCAACAAACCCTCAAGCCATTTACCGTCAATCAAGAAGCAGGTCGAAAACCAACCACTAACTAAGCAGCGTCCCGCAGAGCTAGCCAAAGCAGAGCGACCTGAACCTGAGGGAGAAGTGGCCACTGAAACCTCAGCACCAACTTGCACTCAGAATATCCCGACTGACCTTTTAAAAGATGAGCTGCCCTCTGCTATATCTTCAACAGAGAGCGAGGGTGTCTTGCTGGAGACCTGCATCCTAAAAACGCCACTAACCCTGACCCCGTTCCCTAACTCCACCAGCACACCCCTTTCAGAAGGCTCCACAGAGGCTTGGCACCATGAAAACGGAGACCTGGGATTGCCAGCTGAGACCAGTCCAGACATGCAGGAGCTCCAGCGTCTCGCGGCAGGGCTGATCACTGAAGTCATCTCGGCAGCCACCCAGGAGGTCATGGCGGTCAGCAGCTGTGAGTCCCGGTACATCAAGGGCTCTGAAGTGTCCGACAGCAGCATGCCAGCTGTAAATGGTAAGGAAGTGGAGTCGCATATACCTCCAGAGAGTGTGGAAAGCGCAGAGTCGCGGGCGGTGCAGATAGCGGAAGACATCATCAACGGTTGTCTGCAGCCTTCACTCTGGAAGATGCCAGAGAATGAGAAGGAAGGAGTCTCGTTGACTGTGCCGTCTGAGGAACAGTTGGAGTCCACGCCAGTTCTGGCCAAGCTGCAGGCAGAGGAAACTCTGGTGGAAGACTCAGGATGTAGCACGTGCCAGTCCGAGGATGGAATCAGCAGCGAGGATCTCCACAGCACAGGGTTGTCCTCGAACGTGTCTGAGAGTAAAGAGGACCTCATTCAAATTTCAGGGACTTGTAGGGCCTCTGAGGGTCAAGGAGATGGACTACAGGAGAGTCTTTCTCTAATTGCCCCTCAGGAGTCTCCGCTTACAGCAGAAAACGTGGCTACGGTTTGTGAGGCAGCACGGCTGAATGGAACAGGCTTTAGGAATGGGGCCGCTAGTGAGGTAGAAGCTGACCAATCAGGAG GTTCAGATGTGAATAGCATGGATTCAGTGGACAGCTGTTCGACCTTGGGGGCGGGAGACAGCCAGCCGAGTGGCAGCCAGACCTGTCAATCACAGAGCTCTGAGATGACGGTGTGGGAGATTGAGGTGCCAAAG CATCTAGTGGGACGGCTAATCGGCAAACAAGGGCGATACGTGAGCTTCCTGAAGCAGAGCTCTGGTGCTAAGATCTACATTTCAACCCTGCCTTACACTCAAGAGTTTCAGATCTGCCATATAGAGG gAGCCCAGCAGCAGGTCGATAAGGCGCTGGCCTTGATTGGGAAGAAGTTCAAAGACCTGGACCTGACAAACTTGTACGCCCCACCGCTAACGCTGCCCTCTCTGCCCATGACTTCCTGG CTTTTGTTGCCCAATGGGGTGACGGTCGAGGTGATCGTGGTGAACATTGTATCAGCCGGTCACCTGTTTGTCCAGCAGCACACTCACCCTACATATCACGCCCTGCGCAGTCTGGACCAGCAGATGTTCCTGTGCTATTCACAGCCAGGGACGCCCCCCTTGCCATCGCCTGTTGAAG TTGGAGTGATTTGTGCAGCCCCAGCTGTAGATGGAGCCTGGTGGCGAGCGCAGGTCATCTCCTTCTACAAAGATTCAACCGAAGTGGAAATCCGATATGTTGATTATGGTGGCTATGATAGAGTCAAGATTGACACCCTTCGACAGATCAG GTCGGACTTTGTGACAGTACCGTTCCAAGGAACAGAAGTGTTGTTAGATAACATTGCCCCACTTCCAG GAGAGGATCGGTTCTCAGCGGAGGCCAATTCTGCACTGGAAGAGATGACAAGAGGGGTTCCATTGCTGGCACAA GTCACCAACTACGACAATAATACAGGACTTCCCTTAGTACACATGTGGAACATGGTGGGAGAGGAG ctggtcCTGCTCAACCGCACTTTGGCAGAGCGAGGTTATGGCACTTGGGTGGACAGTTTCTGA